A genomic region of Stigmatopora nigra isolate UIUO_SnigA chromosome 16, RoL_Snig_1.1, whole genome shotgun sequence contains the following coding sequences:
- the htr5ab gene encoding 5-hydroxytryptamine (serotonin) receptor 5A, b, which yields MQNESFSTSESSGVTYPDVAANASGSGWDGNQALRPFSLFSVLTLTLLAMLAAATFLWNLLVLVTILRVRTFHRVPHNLVASMAISDVMVAALVMPLSLVHELNGRLWKLGRVLCQVWISFDVLCCTASIWNVTAIALDRYWSITRHLEYTLKTRKKISNVMIALTWLLSSIISLSPLFGWGETYTEGMKCQVSQELSYTIFSTFGAFYLPLCVVLFVYWKIYKAAKFRIGSRKSNTITPMAEVKEEARQPQMVFTARHATVTFQTDGDTWREQKEKKAALMVGILIGVFVLCWIPFFITELIEPLCACDIPPIWKSIFLWLGYSNSFFNPLIYTAFNKNYNNALRNLFSRQR from the exons ATGCAGAATGAGTCGTTTTCCACGTCGGAATCGTCCGGCGTGACGTACCCCGACGTCGCCGCCAACGCCAGTGGATCCGGTTGGGATGGCAACCAGGCGTTGCGGCCCTTCTCGCTATTCAGCGTTCTGACCCTGACACTGCTGGCCATGTTGGCGGCGGCCACCTTCCTGTGGAATCTTCTGGTTCTGGTAACCATCCTACGGGTGCGCACCTTCCACCGTGTGCCGCACAACTTGGTGGCATCCATGGCGATATCCGACGTGATGGTGGCTGCCTTGGTCATGCCGCTGAGCCTGGTACACGAGCTCAACGGACGTTTGTGGAAGCTGGGCCGCGTCCTATGCCAG GTGTGGATCTCCTTCGACGTGTTGTGCTGCACGGCTAGCATCTGGaacgtgacggccatcgccctGGACCGATACTGGTCCATCACGAGGCATTTGGAGTACACGCTGAAGACGCGTAAGAAGATCTCCAATGTGATGATCGCCCTGACCTGGCTGCTGTCGTCCATTATATCGCTGTCGCCGCTCTTTGGTTGGGGCGAGACGTACACTGAGGGTATGAAGTGCCAGGTGAGCCAGGAGCTGTCCTACACTATCTTCTCTACCTTTGGAGCCTTCTATCTGCCGCTCTGCGTGGTGCTCTTTGTCTACTGGAAGATCTACAAGGCGGCCAAGTTTCGCATCGGATCACGCAAGAGCAACACAATCACGCCAATGGCGGAG GTGAAGGAAGAAGCGAGGCAGCCCCAGATGGTGTTCACGGCACGTCATGCCACCGTCACCTTCCAGACGGACGGCGACACGTGGCGCGAGCAAAAGGAGAAGAAGGCGGCGCTCATGGTGGGCATCCTGATCGGCGTCTTTGTGCTCTGCTGGATCCCCTTCTTTATTACCGAGCTCATCGAGCCGCTATGCGCCTGCGACATTCCTCCCATCTGGAAAAGCATCTTTCTATGGCTGGGCTATTCCAACTCCTTCTTCAATCCACTCATCTACACTGCCTTCAACAAGAATTACAACAACGCCCTACGAAACCTCTTCTCCAGACAGCGTTGA